Below is a genomic region from Sutterella megalosphaeroides.
GAAACGATGCGCGGCGACAAGGAAGACGGTCACGGCACCGACGCCACGATGACCCGCGAACAGCTCCTCACGGACCCCGACCAGGCGGCCGAATTCGTGAAGGCCACGCAGATCGACGCGCTCGCCATCGCCATCGGCACCTCGCACGGCGCCTACAAGTTCACGCGCAAGCCCACCGGCGAAACGCTCTCGATCCAGCGCGTGAAGGAAATCCACGAACGCCTCCCGAACACCCACCTCGTGATGCACGGCTCCTCGTCGGTTCCCCAGGAATACCTCGCCGTCATCCGCGAATTCGGCGGCGAAATGCGCGAAACGTACGGCGTTCCCGTCGAGGAAATCCAGAAGGCGATCCAGCACGGCGTTCGCAAGGTCAACATCGACACCGACATCCGCCTCGCCATGACCGCCGCGGTTCGTCGCTTCCTCGTCGAAAATCCCTCGAAGTTCGACCCGCGCGAATTCATGAAGGCCGCCCGCAAGGCTTCGATCGAACTGTGCAAGCAGCGCTACCTCGAATTCGGCTGCGAAGGCCAGGGGGCGAAAATCAAGCCCGTCGCCCTCGACAAGATGGCGGCCCTCTACGCCGACGGCACGCTCGCTCAGAAGGTTTGCTGATGCACTCCCGATAAAAGCGAATGAAAAACGCGCGTCCTCCTCGAAGGGCGCGCGTTTTTTGACTTTACCGAGGCCCGTGCGCATCGACGCCCGGACTCGCGACGACCCCCACCGGACCCACGAACGCGGCCGACCGACGCCGCCCGCCCGCCATGACAGAACCCGCCGACGCCACCCAACTCAAAGGCAAAAAAGGCCTCAAGCGCCTCCTCAACGCCACGCGCTACTCGATGCAGGGCTTTGCCGCCGCCTGGAAAAAGGAAGCCGCCTTCCGCGAAGAGGTGCTCCTTTGCGCGGTGCTCGTTCCGCTCGCGGTTTGCCTTCCGGTCTCCGCCTTCGAGAAGCTCGTTCTCGTACAGGCGACCCTCTTCGTGCCGCTCGTCGAGATTCTCAACAGCGCCGTCGAAGCCGCGGTCGACCGCTTCGGCCCCGAGATCCACCCGTTGGCCGGTTACGCCAAGGACCTCGGAAGCGCCGCGGTCTTCATGGCGCTCTGTATGGCGGCCTTGGCCTGGATCGTCGTCGCGGGCCCCGTCGCGTGCTCGTTCTTCGCCTGAGCGCAATACAATCTCAGAGATTTCCGAAAACGTCGTTCGATACAGAATTTCCATCCCCTTCACATTTCCAACTTGGGAGTACACACATGGCCGGTCTTTCGAAGACAAACATCACGTCGCTGGAAAAGGTCTACAGCGGCAAGGTTCGCGAAAGCTACGCGGTTGGCGAGGACAAGCTCCTCATCGTCGCCACGGACCGCATTTCCGCCTTTGACGTCATCCTCGACGACCCGATCCCCGGGAAGGGCAAGGTTCTGACGGCTCTCACGAACTTCTGGTTCGACAAGCTCGACGGCGTTCTGCCGAATCACCTCACGGGCATCGACCCCGAAACGGTCGTCAAGCCCGAAGAAGTCGAACAGGTGCGCGGCCGTGCGGTCGTCGCGATGCGCCTGAAGCCCATCCTCGTCGAATGCGTGGCCCGCGGCTACCTGATCGGCGGCGGCTGGAAGGACTACTGCGCGACGGGTTCCGTCTGCGGCGTGAAGCTGCCCGAAGGCCTCAAGATGGCCCAGAAGCTCCCCGAACCGATCTTCACGCCCGCCGCGAAGGCCGAAGTCGGCACGCATGACGAAAACATCTCGTTCGAACGCGTGGTCGAACTCTACGGTGAAGAAATCGCCAACACGATCCGCAACGCCACCCTCGAGCTCTACCGCCGCGCGGCCGACTACGCGCTCACGAAGGGCATCATCATCGCCGACACGAAGTTCGAATTCGGCATCGACGCCGAAGGGAACGTGCGCCTCATGGACGAAGTCCTCACGCCCGACTCGAGCCGCTTCTGGCCGGCCGACACGTACGAAGTGGGCACCTCCCCGATGAGCTACGACAAGCAGTTCATCCGCGACTGGCTCGAAGCCCAGCCCTGGGACAAGACCCCGCCTGCTCCGAAGGTCCCCGAAGACGTCATTGAAAAGACGGCCGACAAGTACCGCGAAGCGCTGCGTCGCCTCGCGGGCACGGACATCGAGTAATTCGAGCCGCACGCGTCGCTCGGGCGGGTTCCCGGTCCTTCCGGGGCCCCGCCCCGAAAACCTCTCCCTCGGTTTCCGCGACGCTTTTTCCAAAGTCCAGGAGAAAAGTTCTCCCGCCGCGAGGCCCGGAGAACTTTTCTCTTCGACTTTTACCCTTCACCGTTTCTCCCTATTTTCGTGAGGTTTTTGCAATGACCAACAACGACACCCGTCCCCTCGTCGGCATCGTCATGGGCAGCAATTCGGACTGGGACGTCATGTCCCACGCCGCCCGCATGCTCAAGGACTTCGGCGTTCCCTTCGAGGCCCGCGTCGTCTCCGCGCACCGCATGCCCGATGAAATGTTCGAGTACGCTTCGAGCGCCCGCTCGCGCGGTCTGCGCGTTATCATTGCCGGCGCGGGCGGCGCCGCGCACCTGCCCGGCATGATCGCCGCCAAGTGCACGTTGCCCGTCTGCGGCGTTCCCGTTCCCTCCAAGTACCTGCGCGGCGTCGACAGCCTGCACTCGATCGTGCAGATGCCCAAGGGCGTGCCCGTCGCCACGTTCGCGATCGGCGAAGCCGGTGCCGCCAACGCCGCCCTCTACGCCGTGCAGATCCTCTCGGTCGAAGACGCCGCGCTCGAAGAAAAGCTCGCCGAATTCCGCGTCGCTCAGAACGCGAAGGCCCGAGCCATGACGCTGCCCGTCGAAACGCTCTGAGGAAACCGAACGATGACCGAAACGAAGCCGATTCTTCCGGGCGCCACGCTCGGCCTCATGGGCGGCGGCCAGTTGGGCCGCATGTTCGCGCAGGCCGCGGCCGCGATGGGCTACCGCGTCGCGGTACTCGAACCCCAGCACGGCGCCCCCGCCGCCGAAGTGTCCGCCGAGCACATCGAAGCGCCCTACAACGACGCCGACGGCCTCGACCGTCTCGCCGAGCGTTGCCCGTGCGCCACGACCGAATTCGAAAACGTTCCCGCCGAGAGCCTTCGCCGTCTTGCCGCGAAGGGCACCCTCACGGCGCCGCCCGCGCACGCCGTGGCCGTCACGCAGGACCGCAACGTCGAGAAGCATTTCGTCGAATCCGTCGCGGGCGTACCCGTGGCGCCCCACTGCGCGGTACTCTCCGAAGAGGATGCGGCGGGCGTGGACGAAGCGCTCTTCCCCGGCATTCTCAAGACCGCCCGCCTCGGTTACGACGGCAAGGGCCAGTACCGCGTCAAGAACCGCGACGAACTCCTGCAGGCCTTCCGCAGCACGAACGGGGTCGAGTGCGTGTTCGAAAAGATGCTTCCCCTCAAGCTCGAGCTCTCCGTCATCGTGTGCCGCTCGCTTACGGGCGAAACGAAGACCTTCGACGCCGCTGAAAATTACCACCGCAACGGCATTCTTGCCGTGTCGGTGTTGCCCGCGCGCATTTCCGAGGCGATCGCCGAAAAGGCGCGCGCCCATGCGGTGCGCATCGCCGACGCGCTGGAGTACGTGGGCGTTCTTTGCGTCGAATTCTTCCTCCTTGAAGATGACACGCTCCTTGTGAACGAACTCGCGCCTCGCCCCCACAATTCGGGCCACGCCACGATCGACGCGTGCGTGACGAGCCAGTACGAGGAACAGGTCCGCGCGATGACCGGCATGCCTCTCGGCGACACGAGCCGCCACTCCTCGGCGGTCATGCTCAACATCCTCGGCGACGAGTGGTTCGACGCCGAAAACCGCTTCCGCGACCCCGACTGGCAGGCCGTGCTCGCCGTTCCGGGGGCGAAACTTCATCTCTACGGGAAAAAGGAAGCCCGTCGCGCGCGCAAAATGGGGCACGTCACGTGCGTGGCTCCGACGCTCGACGAAGCCTTCGAGCGTGCGCGCGCCGTCGCCCGCATTCTCGGCCTTCCCGATCCCGAGTAACCAACAAGGATTTCCATGACGACTCCTCCCGTCGACCT
It encodes:
- the fba gene encoding class II fructose-bisphosphate aldolase (catalyzes the reversible aldol condensation of dihydroxyacetonephosphate and glyceraldehyde 3-phosphate in the Calvin cycle, glycolysis, and/or gluconeogenesis), whose translation is MALVSMRQLLDHAAENGYGVPAFNVNNLEQVQAIMAAASEVGAPVIMQASAGARKYAGEAFLRHLIEAAVEAYPDVPVCMHQDHGQSPAVCQGAIRSGFTSVMMDGSLMSDGKTISSYEYNVDVTRRVVEMAHCIGVSVEGELGCLGSLETMRGDKEDGHGTDATMTREQLLTDPDQAAEFVKATQIDALAIAIGTSHGAYKFTRKPTGETLSIQRVKEIHERLPNTHLVMHGSSSVPQEYLAVIREFGGEMRETYGVPVEEIQKAIQHGVRKVNIDTDIRLAMTAAVRRFLVENPSKFDPREFMKAARKASIELCKQRYLEFGCEGQGAKIKPVALDKMAALYADGTLAQKVC
- a CDS encoding diacylglycerol kinase yields the protein MTEPADATQLKGKKGLKRLLNATRYSMQGFAAAWKKEAAFREEVLLCAVLVPLAVCLPVSAFEKLVLVQATLFVPLVEILNSAVEAAVDRFGPEIHPLAGYAKDLGSAAVFMALCMAALAWIVVAGPVACSFFA
- a CDS encoding phosphoribosylaminoimidazolesuccinocarboxamide synthase; translated protein: MAGLSKTNITSLEKVYSGKVRESYAVGEDKLLIVATDRISAFDVILDDPIPGKGKVLTALTNFWFDKLDGVLPNHLTGIDPETVVKPEEVEQVRGRAVVAMRLKPILVECVARGYLIGGGWKDYCATGSVCGVKLPEGLKMAQKLPEPIFTPAAKAEVGTHDENISFERVVELYGEEIANTIRNATLELYRRAADYALTKGIIIADTKFEFGIDAEGNVRLMDEVLTPDSSRFWPADTYEVGTSPMSYDKQFIRDWLEAQPWDKTPPAPKVPEDVIEKTADKYREALRRLAGTDIE
- the purE gene encoding 5-(carboxyamino)imidazole ribonucleotide mutase — encoded protein: MTNNDTRPLVGIVMGSNSDWDVMSHAARMLKDFGVPFEARVVSAHRMPDEMFEYASSARSRGLRVIIAGAGGAAHLPGMIAAKCTLPVCGVPVPSKYLRGVDSLHSIVQMPKGVPVATFAIGEAGAANAALYAVQILSVEDAALEEKLAEFRVAQNAKARAMTLPVETL
- a CDS encoding 5-(carboxyamino)imidazole ribonucleotide synthase — its product is MTETKPILPGATLGLMGGGQLGRMFAQAAAAMGYRVAVLEPQHGAPAAEVSAEHIEAPYNDADGLDRLAERCPCATTEFENVPAESLRRLAAKGTLTAPPAHAVAVTQDRNVEKHFVESVAGVPVAPHCAVLSEEDAAGVDEALFPGILKTARLGYDGKGQYRVKNRDELLQAFRSTNGVECVFEKMLPLKLELSVIVCRSLTGETKTFDAAENYHRNGILAVSVLPARISEAIAEKARAHAVRIADALEYVGVLCVEFFLLEDDTLLVNELAPRPHNSGHATIDACVTSQYEEQVRAMTGMPLGDTSRHSSAVMLNILGDEWFDAENRFRDPDWQAVLAVPGAKLHLYGKKEARRARKMGHVTCVAPTLDEAFERARAVARILGLPDPE